A section of the Streptomyces sp. 6-11-2 genome encodes:
- a CDS encoding DUF1801 domain-containing protein: MTVDHPQREAVEYLRAAILRADPLITEQVKWKAPSFCYGGVDRVTFELRSRDVQLVFHRGAKGKDDAASFTFDDDSGLMRWRSGDRAMVTFKDLAEVKAREAALISLVRRWVRA; the protein is encoded by the coding sequence TTGACGGTCGATCATCCGCAGAGGGAAGCGGTCGAGTACCTGCGCGCCGCGATCCTGCGGGCCGATCCGCTGATCACCGAGCAGGTGAAGTGGAAGGCTCCGAGCTTCTGCTACGGCGGTGTCGACCGGGTGACTTTCGAGTTGAGGTCCAGGGACGTCCAACTCGTCTTCCACCGGGGCGCGAAGGGGAAGGACGACGCCGCCTCGTTCACGTTCGACGACGACAGCGGCCTGATGCGGTGGCGTTCCGGCGACCGGGCAATGGTTACCTTCAAGGACCTCGCCGAGGTCAAGGCGCGGGAGGCGGCGCTCATTTCGCTGGTCCGGCGGTGGGTCAGGGCGTGA
- a CDS encoding alpha/beta fold hydrolase, whose product MILSGREPSGCPSAAVTPSGPAGPPASRGSLLPVRSLPGAVFGAAVEVAAIVAALALYPSGLGEGGERRGPGSRRAAPSDGAVALPAVSTDSPVLLVHGLFSNRAIFHVMGRGLRQAGFRRVAVLNYSWLSNDVRGAARLLAEQVERICEDSGHERVHVIGHSLGGVVARYYAQRMGGDARVHTLVTLGAPHHGTLAAAVPLPLRAIRQLRPGSDVLTELAGPAPGCETRFVAFHSDLDELIVPAANARLVHPDLRIRNVPVRAVGHVSLPLHGRVVGEVCRVLRDAHVSEPLAAA is encoded by the coding sequence ATGATCCTTTCCGGACGGGAACCTTCCGGCTGTCCCAGCGCGGCGGTGACACCTTCTGGCCCGGCCGGGCCACCGGCTTCCCGCGGGAGCCTGCTCCCGGTCCGCTCGCTGCCCGGAGCCGTGTTCGGCGCCGCCGTGGAGGTGGCCGCGATCGTCGCGGCACTCGCCCTCTACCCGTCCGGTCTTGGCGAGGGCGGGGAACGCCGCGGGCCCGGATCCCGGCGGGCGGCGCCGTCGGACGGCGCCGTGGCCCTTCCGGCCGTCTCCACCGACAGCCCGGTCCTGCTGGTCCACGGTCTGTTCAGCAACCGGGCGATCTTCCATGTCATGGGACGCGGCCTGCGGCAGGCGGGTTTTCGCCGGGTCGCCGTGCTGAACTACAGCTGGCTGAGCAACGACGTCCGCGGCGCGGCGCGGTTGCTGGCGGAGCAGGTGGAGCGGATCTGTGAGGACAGCGGGCACGAGCGTGTCCACGTGATCGGCCACAGTCTCGGCGGGGTGGTCGCCCGCTACTACGCGCAGCGCATGGGCGGCGACGCCCGCGTGCACACTCTGGTCACCCTGGGCGCTCCGCACCACGGCACGCTGGCCGCGGCGGTGCCTCTGCCGCTTCGGGCGATCCGGCAGCTCCGGCCGGGCAGCGACGTGCTCACGGAGCTCGCCGGGCCCGCTCCCGGCTGTGAGACCCGCTTCGTGGCCTTCCACAGCGACCTCGACGAGCTGATCGTTCCCGCCGCCAACGCCCGGCTGGTCCACCCCGACCTGCGGATACGCAACGTTCCCGTGCGGGCCGTCGGCCACGTCTCGCTGCCGCTGCACGGCAGGGTCGTCGGTGAGGTCTGCCGCGTACTCCGCGATGCGCACGTCTCCGAGCCCCTGGCCGCGGCTTGA
- a CDS encoding nitronate monooxygenase — protein MGLSTAFTERFGVEHPIALAPMGGSAGGALAAAVSRGGGLGLLGSGNGDREWLARELPVLAGECAGKPWGIGFQTWAIDDGAIAWALEQRPAAVMLSFGDPGPFAERVRNAGTALILQVTDLEEARRAVDLGADVIVAQGTEAGGHGARRGRSTLPFVPVVADLAAPVPVLAAGGIADGRGVAAALALGAAGALLGTRFQATTEALVAPATARAIVEGRGEDTERNRVLDIARGSRWPAKYTARTLGHPFLDAWRGRENELAAAPHARQAYEDAVARREIPVLPQWAGEGVDLIDDLPSAAGLVGALAAQAEEALARAARR, from the coding sequence ATGGGATTGTCGACGGCGTTCACGGAACGGTTCGGTGTGGAGCATCCGATTGCCCTGGCGCCGATGGGCGGGTCGGCCGGTGGTGCCCTGGCGGCGGCGGTCTCGCGCGGCGGCGGGCTCGGACTGCTGGGCAGCGGGAACGGGGACCGGGAGTGGCTGGCACGCGAACTGCCCGTCCTGGCCGGCGAGTGCGCCGGGAAACCCTGGGGCATCGGCTTCCAGACATGGGCGATCGACGACGGCGCGATCGCGTGGGCACTGGAACAGAGGCCGGCGGCGGTGATGCTGTCGTTCGGCGACCCCGGTCCGTTCGCGGAGCGTGTCCGAAACGCGGGTACGGCGCTGATCCTTCAGGTCACCGACCTGGAGGAGGCCCGCAGGGCGGTGGATCTCGGCGCGGACGTGATCGTGGCGCAGGGCACCGAGGCCGGCGGGCACGGCGCCCGGCGCGGGCGGTCCACGCTGCCGTTCGTGCCCGTCGTGGCGGACCTGGCGGCGCCGGTGCCGGTGCTTGCGGCCGGCGGGATCGCCGACGGGCGGGGCGTGGCGGCCGCCCTGGCGCTGGGGGCCGCCGGAGCGCTGCTCGGCACCCGCTTCCAGGCCACGACCGAGGCCCTGGTCGCCCCGGCGACCGCCCGGGCGATCGTCGAGGGCCGCGGGGAGGACACCGAGCGCAACAGGGTGCTGGACATCGCCCGTGGTTCGCGCTGGCCGGCGAAGTACACCGCGCGCACCCTCGGCCACCCTTTCCTCGACGCGTGGCGGGGCCGGGAGAACGAACTCGCGGCTGCCCCGCATGCGCGGCAGGCGTACGAGGACGCCGTCGCGCGACGCGAGATCCCGGTCCTGCCGCAGTGGGCCGGCGAGGGGGTCGACCTCATCGACGACCTGCCGTCCGCGGCCGGTCTGGTCGGCGCTCTGGCCGCCCAGGCGGAGGAAGCGCTGGCCCGAGCCGCCAGGCGCTGA
- a CDS encoding HupE/UreJ family protein, which produces MPAADPVWRTRRCRGRDREKRWGRLTGGEGLDLATELSGIHSVTFLLVALGVVEVRGALDEPVIAATVIVVAAANLLGKGEDRFGKWRLPVVFALLTLVHRTPAARWVAVALTTAIVTISLYWFLDRVWGAAGPRGSA; this is translated from the coding sequence GTGCCGGCCGCCGACCCGGTGTGGAGGACACGCCGGTGCCGCGGCCGGGACCGGGAGAAGCGCTGGGGGCGGCTCACCGGCGGCGAGGGACTGGACCTGGCGACCGAACTCTCCGGCATCCACAGCGTCACGTTCCTGCTGGTGGCGCTCGGAGTGGTGGAGGTGCGCGGCGCCCTCGACGAGCCGGTCATCGCGGCGACGGTCATCGTCGTGGCGGCCGCCAACCTCCTCGGAAAGGGCGAGGACAGGTTCGGCAAGTGGCGGCTTCCGGTGGTCTTCGCCTTGCTGACCCTGGTCCACCGGACACCCGCGGCCCGCTGGGTGGCGGTCGCGCTGACGACAGCCATCGTCACGATCAGCCTGTACTGGTTCCTGGACCGCGTCTGGGGCGCCGCGGGTCCGAGGGGCTCCGCCTGA
- a CDS encoding acyltransferase, translating to MRDARGTLSMPVPGFAAGTGRPPRPTRPRGPAISVRTGPRLYAIDAIRLLAALMVAVHHYAGTRRVDLPGNAIWDRPVSDIMPTVFHFATYGWIGVEIFFVISGFVICMSCWGRTPRQFFVSRVIRLYPAYWFAIVFTTAVLTVLPGVWERLRPRDVLLNFTMLQSGSGVQNVDGVYWTLWAELRFYLLFLLVVVTGLTYRKVVVFCCVWGAAAMLAPVASFPLLDLLAGPDAAWYFIAGLALYLMHRFGQDLLLWGILAMSWLMGQRELGQRIDEVEHVSSWRGAVLLYTVFLLVMIAIALGLTDRIRWKWLVTAGSLTYPLYLMHYAAGTTLINRLRDTMDARLLVASLLACFLVLSYLVHRCVERPLAGALKGGLDTSFARMRNAGRADRE from the coding sequence ATGCGTGACGCGCGGGGCACATTGTCCATGCCTGTACCGGGGTTCGCGGCCGGGACCGGCCGACCGCCACGGCCCACCCGGCCGCGCGGGCCCGCCATTTCGGTACGAACCGGCCCCCGCCTGTACGCCATCGACGCCATCCGCCTGCTCGCCGCCCTGATGGTCGCCGTGCACCACTACGCGGGCACGCGCCGCGTCGACCTGCCGGGCAACGCGATATGGGACCGCCCTGTCTCCGACATCATGCCGACGGTGTTCCACTTCGCGACGTACGGCTGGATCGGCGTCGAGATCTTCTTCGTGATCAGCGGCTTCGTGATCTGCATGTCGTGCTGGGGCCGCACTCCTCGCCAGTTCTTCGTCTCGCGTGTGATCCGGCTCTACCCGGCGTACTGGTTCGCGATCGTGTTCACGACGGCCGTGCTGACGGTCCTGCCGGGCGTCTGGGAGCGTCTGCGGCCGCGTGACGTCCTGCTCAACTTCACGATGCTCCAGTCCGGTTCGGGCGTGCAGAACGTGGACGGCGTGTACTGGACCCTGTGGGCGGAACTCCGCTTCTACCTGCTCTTCCTGCTGGTGGTGGTCACCGGGCTGACGTACCGCAAGGTCGTTGTCTTCTGCTGTGTGTGGGGCGCCGCCGCGATGCTCGCGCCGGTGGCCTCGTTCCCCCTCCTCGATCTGCTCGCCGGCCCCGACGCCGCCTGGTACTTCATCGCCGGCCTCGCGCTCTACCTCATGCACCGCTTCGGCCAGGACCTGCTCCTGTGGGGCATCCTCGCCATGTCGTGGCTCATGGGCCAGCGGGAGCTGGGGCAGCGCATCGACGAGGTCGAGCACGTCTCCAGCTGGCGGGGCGCCGTGCTCCTGTACACCGTGTTCCTGCTCGTGATGATCGCCATCGCCCTCGGTCTGACCGACCGCATCCGCTGGAAGTGGCTGGTCACGGCCGGGAGTTTGACCTACCCGCTCTACCTGATGCACTACGCGGCCGGTACGACGCTGATCAACCGACTGCGGGACACGATGGACGCCCGGCTGCTGGTCGCCTCGCTGCTCGCCTGCTTCCTGGTGCTGAGCTACCTGGTCCACCGCTGCGTGGAGCGGCCCCTGGCAGGAGCGCTGAAGGGGGGCCTGGACACGTCGTTCGCCCGGATGCGGAACGCGGGACGCGCCGACCGGGAGTGA
- a CDS encoding helix-turn-helix transcriptional regulator gives MRELRPLQALGLSATAEAVYLVLVEQGPQNLIELTERPPLVGSPLESVQYAVAELGDIGLVSRTRDRLTAQPPRAMLEAVAELRAREARIAYESATVLSRFWLDHTAGSSYVEVVDTSGRPEAVQQRVHSEALAEVRALSIGPVGGGDRVPEVGPGTLDALDRGIAYRVVYSANILQDPKALEVAHTCVERGEQARVFPDVALNLLVCDDRLAVVSVTAPDRTGHHSVVVQPSGLLDGLIGVFESYWRIAVPLPPAGEVVGSEASPMNESRQLLSYLSAGLTDESIARELGVSERTVARRIARLQEMLGAKTRFQLGVQASRRGWL, from the coding sequence ATGCGCGAACTGCGTCCGTTGCAGGCTCTGGGGCTCTCCGCGACGGCGGAGGCCGTCTATCTCGTGCTCGTGGAACAGGGTCCGCAGAACTTGATCGAGCTCACCGAGCGGCCGCCGCTGGTCGGGTCGCCTCTCGAAAGCGTCCAGTACGCGGTGGCCGAACTCGGCGACATCGGTCTGGTCTCGCGCACGCGCGACAGGCTGACCGCCCAGCCGCCTCGCGCGATGCTGGAGGCCGTCGCCGAGCTGCGCGCCCGCGAGGCCCGGATCGCCTACGAGAGCGCGACGGTGCTGTCGCGGTTCTGGCTCGACCACACCGCGGGTTCGAGCTATGTCGAGGTCGTCGACACCTCCGGCAGACCCGAGGCGGTTCAACAGCGGGTCCACAGCGAGGCGTTGGCGGAGGTGCGCGCCCTGTCGATAGGGCCGGTGGGCGGAGGCGATCGGGTGCCGGAGGTCGGGCCCGGAACGTTGGACGCGCTGGACCGCGGGATCGCCTACCGGGTGGTGTACAGCGCCAACATCCTCCAGGACCCCAAGGCGCTGGAGGTGGCGCACACATGTGTCGAGCGCGGGGAGCAGGCACGGGTCTTCCCCGACGTCGCACTGAACCTCCTGGTCTGCGACGACCGCTTGGCCGTGGTGTCCGTCACCGCGCCGGACCGCACCGGACACCACAGCGTCGTCGTCCAGCCGTCGGGTCTGCTGGACGGGTTGATCGGCGTCTTCGAGTCGTACTGGCGGATAGCCGTTCCGCTCCCGCCGGCCGGTGAGGTCGTCGGAAGCGAGGCCAGTCCGATGAACGAGAGCCGCCAGCTCCTGAGTTACCTCAGTGCCGGGCTGACCGACGAGTCGATCGCCCGTGAGCTGGGGGTGAGTGAGCGGACCGTCGCCCGGCGCATCGCCCGCCTCCAGGAGATGCTCGGCGCCAAGACCCGGTTCCAGCTCGGTGTCCAGGCCAGCCGCCGCGGCTGGCTGTGA